The Daucus carota subsp. sativus chromosome 9, DH1 v3.0, whole genome shotgun sequence genome window below encodes:
- the LOC108200549 gene encoding flap endonuclease 1 isoform X2, with protein sequence MGIKGLTKLLADNAPNAMKEQKFESYFGRKIAIDASMSIYQFLIVVGRTGTEMLTNEAGEVTSHLQGMFSRTIRLLEAGLKPVYVFDGKPPLLKSQELAKRYSRRADATEDLNKAIESGNQEEIEKFSKRTVKVTKQHNDDCKKLLRLMGVPVIEAPSEAEAQCAALCKSDKVYAVASEDMDSLTFGAPKFLRHLMDPSSRKIPVMEFDVSKVLEELNLTMDQFIDLCILSGCDYCDSIRGIGGLTALKLIRQHGSIESILENLNKERYQVPDDWPYQEARRLFKEPSVLSDEEQLDLKWSAPDEDGLINFLVNENGFNSDRVTKAVEKIKAAKNKSAQGRLESFFKPMSKPSVPIKRKETTEKAAKETSNKKSKPGSSKKKK encoded by the exons ATGGGTATCAAG GGTTTAACAAAGCTTCTTGCTGATAATGCTCCAAATGCCATGAAAGAACAGAAATTTGAGAGCTATTTTGGCCGTAAAATTGCTATTGATGCTAGCATGAGCATTTACCAGTTTCTT ATTGTTGTCGGACGAACCGGGACCGAGATGCTTACAAATGAGGCTGGTGAAGTTACTAG TCATTTGCAGGGAATGTTTAGTCGCACTATTAGACTTTTGGAAGCTGGATTAAAGCCAGT ttatgtGTTTGACGGAAAGCCTCCGCTGCTAAAAAGCCAAGAGCTTGCAAAACG TTATTCAAGGAGGGCGGATGCAACTGAGGATTTGAACAAGGCCATAGAG TCTGGAAATCAGGAGGAAATAGAGAAGTTCAGTAAAAGAACTGTGAAG GTGACAAAGCAACACAATGATGACTGCAAAAAGCTTCTTAGACTTATGGGAGTTCCAGTGATTGAG GCTCCTTCCGAAGCTGAGGCACAGTGCGCTGCACTTTGCAAATCAGACAAG GTTTATGCTGTGGCCTCCGAAGATATGGATTCACTGACATTTGGAGCTCCTAAGTTTCTTCGCCATTTGATGGATCCTAGCTCAAGGAAAATCCCAGTAATGGAGTTTGATGTTTCAAAG GTTTTGGAAGAGTTGAATCTTACCATGGACCAGTTTATCGATTTGTGCATCCTCTCTGGCTGTGACTATTGTGACAGTATTCGAG GTATTGGTGGTCTGACTGCTCTGAAGCTCATCCGACAACATGGTTCAATAGAGAGTATATTGGAGAATTTAAACAAAGAAAG GTACCAAGTACCTGATGATTGGCCTTATCAAGAGGCCCGGCGTCTTTTCAAAGAACCATCGGTTCTTTCTGATGAAGAGCAACTTGATCTTAAATGGAGTGCTCCAGATGAAGAT GGGTTGATTAACTTCCTCGTGAATGAAAATGGGTTCAACAGTGACAGAGTAACGAAA GCAGTAGAAAAAATCAAAGCAGCTAAGAACAAGTCTGCACAAGGCCG GCTAGAATCTTTTTTTAAACCGATGAGTAAACCCTCTGTTCCTATTAAAAGAAAG GAGACAACTGAAAAGGCTGCAAAGGAAACTAGTAATAAGAAGTCAAAGCCTGGCAGCAGTAAGAAAAAGAAATAG
- the LOC108200549 gene encoding flap endonuclease 1 isoform X1, whose protein sequence is MGIKGLTKLLADNAPNAMKEQKFESYFGRKIAIDASMSIYQFLIVVGRTGTEMLTNEAGEVTSHLQGMFSRTIRLLEAGLKPVYVFDGKPPLLKSQELAKRYSRRADATEDLNKAIESGNQEEIEKFSKRTVKVTKQHNDDCKKLLRLMGVPVIEAPSEAEAQCAALCKSDKVYAVASEDMDSLTFGAPKFLRHLMDPSSRKIPVMEFDVSKVLEELNLTMDQFIDLCILSGCDYCDSIRGIGGLTALKLIRQHGSIESILENLNKERYQVPDDWPYQEARRLFKEPSVLSDEEQLDLKWSAPDEDGLINFLVNENGFNSDRVTKAVEKIKAAKNKSAQGRLESFFKPMSKPSVPIKRKGTKCILGSPKFSNELKLLSLQTSMKGTPTVLGCLSLPNPSMSFKKPMMFSRGLCFSVLS, encoded by the exons ATGGGTATCAAG GGTTTAACAAAGCTTCTTGCTGATAATGCTCCAAATGCCATGAAAGAACAGAAATTTGAGAGCTATTTTGGCCGTAAAATTGCTATTGATGCTAGCATGAGCATTTACCAGTTTCTT ATTGTTGTCGGACGAACCGGGACCGAGATGCTTACAAATGAGGCTGGTGAAGTTACTAG TCATTTGCAGGGAATGTTTAGTCGCACTATTAGACTTTTGGAAGCTGGATTAAAGCCAGT ttatgtGTTTGACGGAAAGCCTCCGCTGCTAAAAAGCCAAGAGCTTGCAAAACG TTATTCAAGGAGGGCGGATGCAACTGAGGATTTGAACAAGGCCATAGAG TCTGGAAATCAGGAGGAAATAGAGAAGTTCAGTAAAAGAACTGTGAAG GTGACAAAGCAACACAATGATGACTGCAAAAAGCTTCTTAGACTTATGGGAGTTCCAGTGATTGAG GCTCCTTCCGAAGCTGAGGCACAGTGCGCTGCACTTTGCAAATCAGACAAG GTTTATGCTGTGGCCTCCGAAGATATGGATTCACTGACATTTGGAGCTCCTAAGTTTCTTCGCCATTTGATGGATCCTAGCTCAAGGAAAATCCCAGTAATGGAGTTTGATGTTTCAAAG GTTTTGGAAGAGTTGAATCTTACCATGGACCAGTTTATCGATTTGTGCATCCTCTCTGGCTGTGACTATTGTGACAGTATTCGAG GTATTGGTGGTCTGACTGCTCTGAAGCTCATCCGACAACATGGTTCAATAGAGAGTATATTGGAGAATTTAAACAAAGAAAG GTACCAAGTACCTGATGATTGGCCTTATCAAGAGGCCCGGCGTCTTTTCAAAGAACCATCGGTTCTTTCTGATGAAGAGCAACTTGATCTTAAATGGAGTGCTCCAGATGAAGAT GGGTTGATTAACTTCCTCGTGAATGAAAATGGGTTCAACAGTGACAGAGTAACGAAA GCAGTAGAAAAAATCAAAGCAGCTAAGAACAAGTCTGCACAAGGCCG GCTAGAATCTTTTTTTAAACCGATGAGTAAACCCTCTGTTCCTATTAAAAGAAAG GGAACAAAATGCATTCTTGGATCTCCAAAGTTCTCAAATGAGCTTAAGCTTTTATCTTTGCAAACATCTATGAAGGGCACACCCACTGTCTTGGGTTGCTTAAGCCTGCCAAATCCATCTATGAGTTTCAAGAAACCTATGATGTTTTCCCGTGGTCTCTGCTTCAGCGTGTTAAGCTGA
- the LOC108200613 gene encoding germin-like protein 5-1, producing the protein MGSFEKFMVVMLVAAAAGFISVSADPDLLQDVCVADLSSGVKMNGYACKENFTADDFFFAGLSKPGLTNNTFGSVVTGANVQKIPGLNTLGVSFSRIDYAPGGLNPPHTHPRATEIAFVLEGELEVGFITTTNTLFTKTIKKGEIFVFPKALVHFQKNNGKVPAAVIVAFNSQLPGTQSLGATLFAASPEVPDYVLSQAFHIGSTKQVEKIKSRFAPKK; encoded by the exons atgggGTCCTTTGAAAAATTCATGGTGGTCATGTTGGTTGCAGCTGCTGCTGGTTTCATCTCTGTTTCTGCAGATCCTGACTTGCTTCAAGATGTTTGTGTAGCTGATCTTAGCTCAG GTGTGAAAATGAATGGATATGCCTGCAAAGAGAATTTCACAGCTGATGATTTCTTCTTCGCGGGTTTGTCTAAGCCAGGACTCACCAACAACACATTCGGCTCAGTGGTGACCGGAGCTAATGTGCAAAAGATCCCCGGCCTAAACACACTTGGTGTCTCATTCTCGCGTATTGACTACGCCCCGGGTGGCCTAAACCCCCCTCACACCCACCCTCGTGCCACTGAAATTGCTTTCGTGCTCGAAGGAGAACTGGAGGTTGGATTCATTACCACAACAAATACCCTCTTCACCAAAACCATCAAAAAGGGTGAAATATTCGTGTTTCCTAAAGCACTTGTCCACTTTCAAAAGAACAACGGCAAGGTTCCTGCTGCAGTCATTGTTGCATTCAACAGTCAGTTGCCAGGTACGCAGTCCCTTGGTGCCACATTGTTCGCGGCATCCCCAGAAGTACCCGATTATGTGTTGTCACAAGCCTTCCATATCGGCAGCACCAAACAGGTTGAGAAAATTAAGTCAAGATTTGCCCCCAAGAAGTAG